Proteins from a genomic interval of Lolium perenne isolate Kyuss_39 chromosome 1, Kyuss_2.0, whole genome shotgun sequence:
- the LOC127309587 gene encoding uncharacterized protein, which translates to MDATTAAANAIAPSTDDADNAPSSQRAAEPKPAPGQEEPLPAATADMAPPPPTTRATSAEFGDEDEQVEKFYELLANIRALRAMHARGSGNADASTDDTTSDKVCDGMRKRARWAEQPWRPTFRIEDFEEAPGGSAFMKDTRDDEGAATSRWPGKKTTDEAADGESDDA; encoded by the coding sequence ATGGACGCCACGACGGCGGCAGCAAATGCTATAGCCCCGAGCACCGACGACGCAGACAACGCTCCGTCTTCGCAGCGGGCGGCAGAGCCAAAGCCGGCGCCTGGGCAGGAGGAGCCGCTGCCAGCGGCTACGGCCgacatggcgccgccgccgccgacgacgcgTGCTACCAGTGCGGAGTTCGGCGATGAGGACGAGCAGGTAGAGAAATTCTACGAGCTGCTGGCCAACATCCGGGCCTTGAGGGCCATGCACGCGAGAGGAAGCGGCAACGCAGACGCGAGCACGGACGACACTACCAGTGACAAGGTATGTGACGGCATGAGGAAGCGGGCGCGGTGGGCGGAGCAGCCGTGGCGGCCGACATTCAGGATCGAGGATTTCGAGGAGGCGCCAGGCGGCAGCGCGTTCATGAAGGACACGAGGGACGACGAAGGCGCAGCTACGAGCCGGTGGCCGGGGAAGAAGACGACGGATGAAGCGGCGGATGGTGAGAGTGACGACGCGTGA